The following is a genomic window from Homalodisca vitripennis isolate AUS2020 chromosome 5, UT_GWSS_2.1, whole genome shotgun sequence.
caggttttatttaatattgtagacTTTTTATTTATGATGTGTATTTTACAGCATAAAATTTGGGTTAAACCTTCAGGCAGAACAACAGTTTTGCACTTTTTGTATGGAAATAGTGTGGCAAAATCAGGCCTTGGACGAATCACAGAAAACACTCAAAAAATATGATGGTGTTGTTGTCTACTCCATGAATGACATTCCTCTTGTAAGTATAATACGttggtatattttacatatacctATCTATCTAAAGTTTGTTATGATGTTAcccattttatatattaatcaaatgTTGCCAGACAAGAATGAATAGTTCATAATAGATATTTCCTAGGGCATTTCAGATTCCtgattagattttatttaatacattgtaaacacattttttcaagatagacttttttttcataaattgttaAATCAAGACATGTTGTGCAATGTcttgttcataattaattttttattgtgtgcCATAATTTTTTTGTGGAGAATGTTATTAAATTGGATTTACTTGAATTCAGTAATATTAAATGTGATTATTTAAGAAgtgtttctttgattattttcaaactaatataGGCTGGAAATCTCAAACAAGAAGTTCTTTAACGATCTCCCCAATGccttaaaaaagatataaattctTTGAAACACTAATGtctctaaaaatattatacaataagtCACGCAAAATTACGAGGGTCACACTGAGAGTTTTTAAATACCAGCAGACAGTATCCGATACCAGTAATAGTCTTATCAATCTTATCTGATTGTCTAAGCACCAATACCCAGTACCCTGACAGCAACATGGGTTCACCAGTGCACTTGTGTCATCTGTTTggaaagataaatttaatgaaatcatGAAGTTATCAAGGGAGCATTTTTTTAGCTAAGATTTTGAAGTCAGTTAGTTTATCTCAAGAGGAGTGTGTTCAAACATATCAAAATTGTCTTTGGATCTGAAGCACATTCTGTGCTAATGTTTTAGGTTGGTAGTTGA
Proteins encoded in this region:
- the LOC124362676 gene encoding LOW QUALITY PROTEIN: 60S ribosome subunit biogenesis protein NIP7 homolog (The sequence of the model RefSeq protein was modified relative to this genomic sequence to represent the inferred CDS: deleted 2 bases in 2 codons; substituted 1 base at 1 genomic stop codon), giving the protein MFQCFSIGANVKILIDRPDGAYCFRERKDRVXYLSEKIASLATNIAPDNLLSAGTCFGKFTKSVKFLLHITALNYLAPYAQHKIWVKPSGRTTVLHFLYGNSVAKSGLGRITENTKKYDGVVVYSMNDIPLVSIIRWYILHIPIYLKFVMMLPILYINQMLPDKNE